The Candidatus Binatia bacterium genome includes a region encoding these proteins:
- a CDS encoding peroxiredoxin — translation MLGEGDRLPSVTLLDDRGESVTTTDLLGGPLVLYFYPKDDTPGCTSEASQFRDIHDRFEAKKARIVGVSRDSVESHQRFKKKYSIPFALLADTRSELYKALGVNA, via the coding sequence ATGCTTGGCGAAGGCGATCGACTACCCTCGGTCACGCTCCTCGACGACCGGGGCGAATCGGTGACGACCACCGACCTCCTCGGCGGACCCCTCGTTCTCTACTTCTATCCGAAAGACGACACCCCGGGCTGCACGAGCGAAGCGTCACAGTTTCGCGACATCCACGATCGCTTCGAAGCGAAGAAGGCGCGCATCGTCGGCGTCAGCCGCGACTCCGTCGAGTCGCACCAGCGCTTCAAGAAGAAGTACTCGATTCCGTTCGCGCTGCTGGCCGACACGCGCTCAGAACTCTATAAAGCGCTCGGCGTCAACGC